A window of Longispora fulva contains these coding sequences:
- a CDS encoding substrate-binding domain-containing protein: MSPSRRTFLVSATALGAGTALAACTSNTPAGNTSVKANAADNAAAGKPVTIGFSAPAADHGWIAAITANAEAQAKLYPEVTLRKVEAGKDAAAQAAALDTLIAAKPDVIVMLPHDGKELNSVGRKAMAAGIPVVNLDRAFPEDLAYRLQIKGDNYGMGVAAGQYVGAQLKATGKTAPVIGEIAGMDELELTQQRSKGFADALATFGFKVANRRAARFTADSGQKEADNLLQALPKLDAVWNHDDDQGIGVLAAIAQSGRKDFLLVGGAGSRKAMETIKADNSVLKATVTYSPSMASSAISLARLLAQGRGMGDLVELQVPKEIILAAETVTKANVDRYLTLGF; encoded by the coding sequence ATGTCCCCCTCACGCCGCACGTTCCTCGTCTCCGCCACCGCGCTCGGCGCCGGCACCGCCCTCGCCGCGTGCACGTCCAACACCCCGGCCGGCAACACCAGCGTCAAGGCCAACGCCGCCGACAACGCCGCCGCCGGCAAGCCGGTCACGATCGGCTTCTCCGCCCCGGCCGCCGACCACGGCTGGATCGCCGCGATCACCGCCAACGCCGAGGCGCAGGCGAAGCTGTACCCGGAGGTCACCCTGAGGAAGGTCGAGGCGGGCAAGGACGCCGCGGCCCAGGCTGCGGCCCTCGACACGTTGATCGCCGCGAAGCCCGACGTGATCGTGATGCTGCCGCACGACGGCAAGGAGCTCAACTCCGTCGGCAGGAAGGCGATGGCCGCCGGCATCCCGGTGGTGAACCTCGACCGGGCGTTCCCGGAGGACCTGGCCTACCGGTTGCAGATCAAGGGCGACAACTACGGCATGGGGGTCGCGGCCGGGCAGTACGTCGGGGCCCAGCTCAAGGCAACCGGGAAGACCGCCCCGGTGATCGGCGAGATCGCCGGCATGGACGAGTTGGAGCTGACCCAGCAGCGCAGCAAGGGGTTCGCCGACGCGCTGGCCACGTTCGGGTTCAAGGTGGCCAACCGGCGGGCGGCCCGGTTCACGGCCGACTCCGGCCAGAAGGAGGCCGACAACCTGTTGCAGGCCCTGCCGAAGCTCGACGCGGTGTGGAACCACGACGACGACCAGGGCATCGGGGTACTCGCCGCGATCGCCCAGTCCGGGCGCAAGGACTTCCTCCTGGTCGGCGGGGCGGGTTCCCGCAAGGCCATGGAGACCATCAAGGCCGACAACTCGGTCCTGAAGGCCACGGTCACCTACAGCCCGTCGATGGCGTCCTCGGCGATCTCCCTGGCCCGGCTCCTCGCCCAGGGCCGGGGCATGGGCGACCTCGTCGAACTCCAGGTCCCCAAGGAGATCATCCTCGCGGCCGAGACGGTCACGAAGGCGAACGTGGACCGCTACCTGACCCTCGGTTTCTGA
- a CDS encoding Gfo/Idh/MocA family protein codes for MGSTLRVGMVGYAFMGTAHSQAWRTVNRVFDLPLRAEMTAVCGTDRAGVAAAAHRLGWAGHCTDWRELVARDDIDVIDICTPGDSHAEIAIAALEAGKHVLCEKPLANTLAEAEAMVEAAARAHPGGVRAMCGFNYRRVPAIALMRDLAAAGRLGTVRHVRAAYLQDWITDPGYPLVWRLRRDRAGSGALGDLGAHVVDLAQHVTGQRITGVSAVTETFVKERPLTWGSTRRGRVTVDDAALVVGRLDGGALASFEASRFATGRKNSLRIEINGDRGSLSFDLERLNELAYYDADRPAAEQGFTTILVTEPHHPYLSAWWPPGHALGYEHTFTHQLRDLIDAIGTGADPQPSFAEALTVQLVLDAAERSVANGAGWTQVQPPLPSLL; via the coding sequence ATGGGGTCCACCCTCCGCGTCGGCATGGTCGGGTACGCCTTCATGGGCACCGCCCACTCCCAGGCCTGGCGCACGGTCAACCGGGTCTTCGACCTGCCGCTGCGGGCCGAGATGACGGCCGTCTGCGGCACGGACCGGGCCGGGGTCGCGGCGGCGGCGCACCGCCTCGGCTGGGCCGGGCACTGCACCGACTGGCGTGAACTCGTCGCCCGCGACGACATCGACGTGATCGACATCTGCACGCCGGGAGACAGCCACGCCGAGATCGCCATCGCCGCCCTGGAGGCCGGCAAGCACGTGCTGTGCGAGAAGCCGCTGGCCAACACGCTCGCGGAGGCGGAGGCCATGGTCGAGGCCGCGGCCCGCGCCCACCCGGGAGGCGTCCGGGCGATGTGCGGGTTCAACTACCGCAGGGTGCCCGCGATCGCGCTGATGCGGGACCTGGCGGCGGCCGGGCGGCTGGGGACGGTCCGGCACGTGCGGGCCGCGTACCTGCAGGACTGGATCACCGATCCCGGGTACCCGCTGGTATGGCGGCTGCGCCGGGACCGGGCCGGATCCGGGGCGCTCGGTGACCTCGGCGCGCACGTCGTGGACCTGGCCCAGCACGTCACGGGGCAGCGGATCACCGGGGTGAGCGCCGTGACGGAGACTTTCGTCAAGGAACGTCCGCTGACCTGGGGGAGCACCCGGCGCGGTCGGGTCACGGTCGACGACGCCGCGCTCGTGGTCGGCAGGCTCGACGGCGGAGCGTTGGCCAGTTTCGAGGCCAGCCGGTTCGCGACCGGGCGGAAGAACTCCCTGCGGATCGAGATCAACGGCGATCGCGGTTCCCTGTCCTTCGACCTGGAACGGCTCAACGAGCTGGCCTACTACGACGCCGACCGGCCGGCGGCCGAGCAGGGCTTCACCACGATCCTCGTGACGGAGCCGCACCACCCGTACCTGTCGGCCTGGTGGCCGCCCGGGCACGCCCTCGGCTACGAGCACACCTTCACCCACCAGCTCCGCGACCTGATCGACGCGATCGGGACCGGGGCCGACCCGCAGCCCTCGTTCGCCGAGGCCCTCACCGTGCAACTCGTCCTGGACGCCGCCGAACGCAGCGTGGCCAACGGCGCCGGCTGGACGCAGGTGCAACCTCCCCTCCCCTCACTCCTCTAA
- a CDS encoding PQQ-dependent sugar dehydrogenase, which yields MTPSLRWRARLLVAALLSAPLLAVTLPAQAHDVINPADFQQVTLAKGVAEMGEPITMAVLPDRSVLHTSRDGTLRLTDAAGGTKVAGKLTVYSHDEEGLQGVGVDPNFTTNRFIFLYYAPPLSTPAGDAPATGTDFSAWKGVNRLSRFVLKTDGTLDLASEKKVLDVDADRGMCCHVGGDIDFDAAGDLYLSTGDDTNPFNSNGYSPLDERTDRNPAMDAQRSAANTNDLRGKVLRIKVNADASYSIPAGNLFAPGTAKTRPEIYAMGFRNPYRMSVDKATGVVYLGDYGPDAGAADANRGPGGQVEFDRITGPGNYGWPYCTGTNTAAETYNEWNFATDSTGPKYDCSGPTNNSFRNTGLATLPAARSAWIRYGGDAGSPPEFGSGSESPMGGAVYHYDAASTSPVKFPASLDGHYLAAEFGRQWLKAIDVNADGTPGAIAAFPWAGTQIIDTAFGPDGALYVLDYGTGYFSGDANSALYRIDYIGGANRAPSAVAKADRTSGTAPLAVAFSSAGSSDPEGGALTYSWAFGDGGTSTAANPGHTYAANGQYTATLTVRDPDGNTATANVTVTVGNTAPTVTLSLPGDGQLFSFGDTVPFQVTVTDPEDGPIDCSKVTVTYILGHDSHGHAITSATGCSGSINVPVDGEHDASANIYGVFDAQYTDKGANGQPALTTHDQHVTQPRHRQAEHFGTSSGINKFTKATAEGGATVGDINNGDWIGFARYQVGNAVSFDARVSSAGVGGTLTLRTGSPTGPAIGSATVPVTGGWETFATVTGAITAAPTGTTSLYLVFTGGAGALFDVDAFTLNTGTSRVGPVKGVGGKCVDVANAGTADGTKIQLYTCNGTGAQSWTVNGSTLRALNKCLDVAGGATAAGTKVQLWTCNGTGAQNWAAQADGTLRNPVSGRCLDASGGSSADGTQLIIWDCHAGPNQKWTLP from the coding sequence ATGACACCGTCCCTCCGGTGGCGCGCCCGGCTGCTCGTCGCCGCGCTGCTGTCCGCACCGCTCCTCGCGGTGACCCTGCCAGCCCAGGCCCACGACGTGATCAACCCGGCAGACTTCCAGCAGGTGACCCTCGCCAAGGGGGTCGCCGAGATGGGCGAGCCGATCACGATGGCCGTGCTGCCCGACCGCTCGGTCCTGCACACCTCCCGCGACGGCACGCTGCGCCTCACCGACGCGGCCGGCGGCACGAAGGTCGCCGGCAAGCTGACCGTCTACTCCCACGACGAGGAGGGGTTGCAGGGCGTCGGCGTGGACCCCAACTTCACCACCAACCGCTTCATCTTCCTGTACTACGCGCCGCCGCTGTCCACCCCCGCCGGTGACGCCCCGGCCACCGGCACCGACTTCTCGGCGTGGAAGGGCGTCAACCGGCTGTCGCGCTTCGTCCTGAAGACCGACGGCACCCTCGACCTGGCCAGCGAGAAGAAGGTCCTCGACGTCGACGCCGACCGGGGGATGTGCTGCCACGTCGGCGGGGACATCGACTTCGACGCCGCCGGCGACCTGTACCTGAGCACCGGGGACGACACCAACCCGTTCAACTCCAACGGGTACAGCCCGCTGGACGAGCGCACCGACCGCAACCCGGCCATGGACGCGCAGCGCTCGGCGGCCAACACCAACGACCTGCGGGGCAAGGTCCTGCGGATCAAGGTGAACGCCGACGCGTCCTACTCGATCCCGGCCGGCAACCTGTTCGCCCCGGGCACGGCGAAGACCCGGCCGGAGATCTATGCGATGGGCTTCCGCAACCCGTACCGGATGAGCGTCGACAAGGCCACCGGCGTCGTCTACCTCGGCGACTACGGGCCCGACGCCGGGGCCGCAGACGCCAACCGGGGGCCGGGCGGGCAGGTAGAGTTCGACCGGATCACCGGGCCGGGCAACTACGGCTGGCCCTACTGCACCGGCACGAACACCGCCGCCGAGACGTACAACGAGTGGAACTTCGCCACGGACAGCACGGGGCCGAAGTACGACTGCTCGGGGCCGACGAACAACTCGTTCCGCAACACCGGCCTGGCCACGCTGCCGGCCGCCCGGTCCGCGTGGATCCGCTACGGCGGCGACGCCGGCTCCCCGCCGGAGTTCGGCTCGGGGAGCGAGTCCCCGATGGGCGGCGCCGTCTACCACTACGACGCGGCCTCGACCTCCCCGGTGAAGTTCCCGGCCAGCCTGGACGGGCACTACCTCGCCGCCGAGTTCGGCCGCCAGTGGCTCAAGGCGATCGACGTCAACGCCGACGGCACCCCGGGGGCGATCGCGGCCTTCCCGTGGGCCGGCACCCAGATCATCGACACGGCGTTCGGCCCGGACGGCGCGCTGTACGTCCTGGACTACGGCACCGGCTACTTCAGCGGCGACGCCAACTCGGCCCTGTACCGGATCGACTACATCGGCGGGGCCAACCGCGCCCCGTCGGCGGTGGCGAAGGCCGACCGGACGTCGGGCACCGCGCCACTGGCCGTCGCGTTCTCCTCGGCCGGCAGCTCCGACCCCGAGGGCGGCGCGCTGACCTACTCCTGGGCGTTCGGCGACGGCGGGACGTCGACGGCAGCCAACCCGGGGCACACGTACGCGGCGAACGGGCAGTACACGGCCACGCTGACGGTGCGCGACCCGGACGGGAACACGGCCACGGCCAACGTGACCGTCACGGTCGGCAACACCGCGCCGACGGTCACCCTGTCGCTGCCCGGGGACGGGCAGCTGTTCTCCTTCGGGGACACCGTGCCGTTCCAGGTCACGGTGACCGACCCCGAGGACGGGCCGATCGACTGCTCGAAGGTGACCGTGACCTACATCCTCGGCCACGACAGCCACGGGCACGCCATCACCTCGGCGACCGGGTGCTCCGGGTCGATCAATGTGCCCGTGGACGGGGAACACGACGCGTCGGCGAACATCTACGGGGTCTTCGACGCCCAGTACACCGACAAGGGCGCCAACGGGCAGCCGGCGCTGACCACCCACGACCAGCACGTCACCCAGCCCCGGCACCGGCAGGCCGAGCACTTCGGCACCTCGTCGGGGATCAACAAGTTCACCAAGGCGACCGCCGAGGGCGGGGCGACCGTCGGGGACATCAACAACGGGGACTGGATCGGCTTCGCCCGGTACCAGGTCGGCAACGCCGTGTCCTTCGACGCCCGGGTGTCCTCCGCCGGGGTCGGCGGCACCCTGACCCTGCGGACCGGCTCGCCCACCGGCCCGGCCATCGGTTCGGCGACCGTGCCGGTCACCGGCGGCTGGGAGACCTTCGCGACCGTCACCGGGGCGATCACGGCGGCCCCGACGGGGACCACGAGCCTGTACCTGGTGTTCACCGGCGGCGCGGGCGCGCTGTTCGACGTGGACGCGTTCACCCTCAACACCGGCACGTCCCGGGTCGGCCCGGTCAAGGGCGTCGGCGGCAAGTGCGTCGACGTGGCCAACGCCGGCACGGCCGACGGCACGAAGATCCAGCTCTACACGTGCAACGGGACCGGCGCGCAGTCCTGGACCGTGAACGGGTCGACGCTGCGGGCGCTCAACAAGTGCCTGGACGTGGCCGGCGGCGCGACGGCGGCCGGCACGAAGGTGCAGCTGTGGACCTGCAACGGCACGGGAGCCCAGAACTGGGCCGCCCAGGCTGACGGGACGCTGCGCAACCCCGTCTCCGGCCGGTGCCTGGACGCCTCCGGCGGCAGCTCCGCCGACGGCACCCAACTGATCATCTGGGACTGCCACGCCGGCCCGAACCAGAAGTGGACCCTGCCCTAG
- a CDS encoding ThuA domain-containing protein, translating into MRALLPRLLAVTALALAMVTGPTAHAADSPYQVLVFSKTTVFRHDSIPAGIQAIRDLGAANNFTVTATEDATTFNPTTLSQYQAVVFLSTTGDVLDATQQSAFESYIRAGGGYVGIHAAADTEYDWPFYGELVGAYFASHPAQAQATATVEDRAHAATAHLGTTWSRYDEWYNYRLNPRGDAHVLATLNESSYAGGAMGADHPHVWCKSFQGGRSFYTGQGHTIASYAEPAFRAELLGGIRYAAGRTKADCRPEVNYTSLFNGSTTGWSQAGPGGFTNTDATLTSHDGLGLLWYSAKELHSYSLKLDWKLAGDDNSGVFVGFPASTDPWSAVNNGYEIQIDATDTPDHTTGAVYGFQSADLAARDAALNPPGEWNTYEILVEGERLRVFLNGALINDFTNTDPVRSLQQGYIGIQNHGTGDDASFRNIRIRETGTYAVQAEYASAVNADGPRLYPHAAHGGAVLGDVQPGDWAAYNDTDLTGATAFTARVAGVGSTGGLQIRADSPTGALLGSVAVPATGGWETYANVSTTLTGVPAGRHRLYLVSTGSSFDVDDFTLAATTPPGGVGPIRGVAGKCVDVAGGGSADGTKVQLYTCNGSAAQTWTVTGTTLRSLGKCLDVAGGATAAGTKAQLWTCNGTGAQNWAAQADGSLRNPQSGRCLDASGGGTADGTQLIIWDCHGGANQKWTLP; encoded by the coding sequence ATGAGAGCCCTGCTCCCCAGACTGCTGGCCGTGACCGCCCTGGCACTGGCCATGGTCACCGGCCCGACCGCGCACGCCGCCGACAGCCCCTACCAGGTCCTCGTGTTCTCCAAGACCACGGTGTTCCGGCACGACTCGATCCCCGCCGGCATCCAGGCCATCCGAGACCTGGGCGCCGCCAACAACTTCACCGTCACGGCCACCGAGGACGCGACGACCTTCAACCCCACCACCCTCTCCCAGTACCAGGCCGTCGTGTTCCTCAGCACCACCGGCGACGTGCTCGACGCCACCCAGCAGTCCGCCTTCGAGTCCTACATCCGGGCCGGCGGCGGGTACGTCGGCATCCACGCCGCCGCCGACACCGAGTACGACTGGCCGTTCTACGGCGAACTCGTCGGTGCGTACTTCGCCTCGCACCCCGCCCAGGCCCAGGCGACGGCCACCGTCGAGGACCGCGCGCACGCCGCCACCGCGCACCTCGGCACCACCTGGTCCCGCTACGACGAGTGGTACAACTACCGGCTCAACCCGCGCGGCGACGCCCACGTGCTGGCCACCCTGAACGAGTCCAGCTACGCCGGCGGGGCGATGGGCGCCGACCACCCGCACGTGTGGTGCAAGTCGTTCCAGGGCGGCCGGTCCTTCTACACCGGGCAGGGCCACACGATCGCCTCGTACGCCGAACCGGCGTTCCGCGCCGAACTGCTCGGCGGCATCCGGTACGCGGCGGGCAGGACGAAGGCCGACTGCCGGCCCGAGGTCAACTACACGAGCCTGTTCAACGGTTCGACCACCGGCTGGTCGCAGGCCGGGCCGGGCGGGTTCACCAACACCGACGCGACCCTTACCTCCCACGACGGCCTGGGCCTGCTGTGGTACTCGGCGAAGGAGCTGCACTCCTACTCCCTCAAACTCGACTGGAAGCTCGCCGGCGACGACAACTCCGGCGTGTTCGTCGGCTTCCCGGCCAGCACCGACCCGTGGTCGGCCGTCAACAACGGCTACGAGATCCAGATCGACGCCACCGACACCCCCGACCACACCACGGGGGCGGTCTACGGCTTCCAGTCCGCCGACCTGGCCGCCCGCGACGCCGCGCTCAATCCGCCGGGGGAGTGGAACACCTACGAGATCCTCGTCGAGGGCGAAAGGCTCCGGGTGTTCCTCAACGGCGCGCTGATCAACGACTTCACCAACACCGACCCGGTCCGGTCGCTGCAACAGGGCTACATCGGGATCCAGAACCACGGCACCGGCGACGACGCCTCCTTCCGCAACATCCGGATCCGGGAGACCGGGACGTACGCGGTGCAGGCCGAGTACGCCTCCGCCGTCAACGCCGACGGGCCCCGGCTCTACCCGCACGCCGCGCACGGGGGCGCCGTCCTCGGCGACGTGCAGCCGGGGGACTGGGCCGCCTACAACGACACCGACCTGACCGGGGCGACGGCGTTCACCGCCCGGGTCGCCGGGGTCGGCTCCACCGGCGGGCTCCAGATCCGGGCCGACTCCCCGACCGGGGCGCTCCTCGGCTCGGTGGCCGTGCCCGCCACCGGCGGCTGGGAGACCTACGCCAATGTCAGCACCACCCTGACGGGTGTCCCCGCCGGACGGCACCGGCTGTATCTGGTGTCCACCGGCTCCTCCTTCGACGTGGACGACTTCACCCTCGCGGCGACCACCCCGCCGGGCGGGGTCGGTCCGATCAGGGGAGTGGCCGGCAAGTGCGTGGACGTGGCCGGCGGCGGGTCGGCGGACGGGACGAAGGTCCAGCTGTACACCTGCAACGGGTCGGCGGCGCAGACCTGGACCGTGACCGGTACGACGCTGCGGTCGCTCGGTAAGTGCCTCGACGTGGCCGGTGGCGCGACCGCCGCCGGGACGAAGGCGCAGCTGTGGACCTGCAACGGCACGGGGGCGCAGAACTGGGCGGCGCAGGCCGACGGTTCGCTGCGCAACCCGCAGTCGGGGCGGTGCCTGGACGCGTCGGGCGGCGGCACGGCCGACGGCACCCAGTTGATCATCTGGGACTGCCACGGTGGGGCCAACCAGAAGTGGACTCTGCCCTAG
- a CDS encoding sugar phosphate isomerase/epimerase family protein: MTRPITLFTGQWADLPFEEVCRLAAGWGYDGLEIACWGDHFDVARALADDDYVADRRRILKAHGLRVWTLSNHLVGQAVCDHPIDDRHRSILPAAVWGDGNPEGVRRRAADRMKDTARAAARLGVDTVVGFTGSSIWHTLAMFPPVPEKTIEDGYADFAARWHPILDVFDEVGVRFAHEVHPAEIAYDYWTTRRALDAIGHRPAFGLNWDPSHMVWQDLDPVAFLLDFADRIYHVDCKDTRIRVGDGRRGRLSSHLGWADPRRGWDFVSTGRGDVPWEDCFRALNHIGYAGPISIEWEDAGMDRLVGAPEALAFVRTMTFDPPTAAFDAAFT; this comes from the coding sequence ATGACCCGACCGATCACCCTGTTCACCGGCCAGTGGGCCGACCTGCCGTTCGAGGAGGTCTGCCGGCTCGCCGCCGGCTGGGGCTACGACGGGCTGGAGATCGCCTGCTGGGGCGACCACTTCGACGTCGCCCGGGCCCTCGCCGACGACGACTACGTCGCCGACCGGCGGCGGATCCTCAAAGCCCACGGCCTGCGGGTGTGGACCCTGTCCAACCACCTCGTCGGCCAGGCCGTCTGCGACCACCCCATCGACGACCGGCACCGGTCCATCCTGCCGGCCGCCGTCTGGGGCGACGGCAACCCCGAGGGCGTGCGCCGCCGGGCCGCCGACCGGATGAAGGACACCGCCCGCGCGGCGGCCCGGCTCGGCGTCGACACCGTCGTCGGCTTCACCGGCTCGTCGATCTGGCACACCCTGGCCATGTTCCCCCCGGTCCCCGAGAAGACCATCGAAGACGGGTACGCCGACTTCGCCGCCCGCTGGCACCCGATCCTCGACGTCTTCGACGAGGTCGGCGTCCGCTTCGCCCACGAGGTACACCCGGCCGAGATCGCCTACGACTACTGGACCACCCGGCGCGCCCTCGACGCGATCGGCCACCGACCCGCGTTCGGCCTCAACTGGGACCCGTCCCACATGGTCTGGCAGGACCTGGACCCGGTCGCCTTCCTCCTCGACTTCGCCGACCGGATCTACCACGTGGACTGCAAGGACACCCGGATCCGGGTCGGCGACGGCCGCCGGGGCCGGCTGTCGTCCCACCTCGGCTGGGCCGACCCCCGACGCGGCTGGGACTTCGTGTCCACCGGCCGCGGCGACGTGCCCTGGGAGGACTGCTTCCGGGCCCTCAACCACATCGGATACGCCGGCCCGATCTCGATCGAGTGGGAGGACGCGGGGATGGACCGGCTCGTCGGTGCCCCCGAGGCGCTCGCGTTCGTCCGCACGATGACCTTCGACCCGCCCACGGCCGCGTTCGACGCGGCGTTCACATAG
- a CDS encoding EboA domain-containing protein, translating into MTPDRLRAALVAVPDRDWLVRALIRVAAEPGTVVGYYSVARRRCGHVDLPDAPGWTADTAARVLLLTVLPARGRKLAEVVEQLYQFGDATEKHAVLRALPMLDLGPAAVPVLHEAVGSHDPRLLAAAMGPYSEHLDDTAWREAVLTCVLEGVPLAAIHHLDRRADDALADALAGYAAKCRAAGHPVSPDVTALLHRRGR; encoded by the coding sequence ATGACCCCGGACCGCCTGCGCGCGGCGCTCGTCGCGGTGCCCGACCGCGACTGGCTGGTGCGCGCGCTCATCCGCGTCGCGGCGGAACCCGGAACCGTCGTCGGCTACTACTCCGTGGCCCGGCGGCGCTGCGGCCACGTGGACCTACCCGACGCCCCCGGCTGGACGGCCGACACGGCCGCCCGGGTGCTGCTGCTGACCGTCCTGCCGGCCCGGGGCCGCAAACTCGCCGAGGTCGTCGAGCAGCTCTACCAGTTCGGCGACGCCACGGAGAAGCACGCCGTGCTGCGCGCGCTGCCCATGCTGGACCTCGGGCCGGCGGCCGTCCCGGTGCTGCACGAGGCGGTCGGCAGCCACGACCCACGCCTGCTGGCCGCCGCGATGGGCCCCTACTCCGAGCACCTCGACGACACGGCCTGGCGGGAGGCGGTGCTGACCTGCGTGCTGGAGGGGGTGCCGCTGGCCGCGATCCACCACCTGGACCGGCGGGCCGACGACGCGCTCGCCGACGCGCTCGCCGGGTACGCGGCGAAGTGCCGGGCGGCGGGGCATCCGGTGTCCCCGGACGTGACGGCGCTCCTGCACCGGCGGGGCCGCTGA
- a CDS encoding proline dehydrogenase family protein — MFSQPLLIASRSARMRRAVTGTPALRRLADRFVAGETLDQAVASTTGLVDRGLHVTIDHLGEDTLDAADAAATRDAYLALLGQLTDLGLSGQVEVSVKLSALGQKLATDAEQVTLANAVAICEAARVAGTTVTVDMEDHTTVDATLGTVRDLRGEYPWVGAVLQSCLRRTEADCADLSTAGSRVRLVKGAYAEPASVAHPAKRDVDLAYVRCMRTLMASKAYPMIATHDLRMVEIAESLGTELGREPGSYEFQMLYGIRAAEQRDLAARDHLVRVYLPYGEDWYGYFMRRLAERPANLAFFARSLFSR; from the coding sequence TTGTTCTCGCAACCCTTGTTGATCGCGTCCCGCAGTGCGCGGATGCGCCGCGCCGTCACCGGCACCCCGGCGCTGCGCCGGCTGGCGGACCGGTTCGTGGCCGGCGAGACCCTGGACCAGGCCGTCGCCTCCACCACCGGGCTCGTCGACCGGGGCCTGCACGTCACAATCGACCACCTGGGCGAGGACACCCTCGACGCCGCGGACGCCGCTGCCACCCGGGACGCGTACCTGGCGCTGCTCGGCCAGCTCACCGACCTCGGGCTGTCGGGTCAGGTCGAGGTGTCCGTCAAGTTGTCGGCCCTCGGGCAGAAGCTCGCCACGGACGCCGAGCAGGTGACCCTGGCCAACGCCGTCGCGATCTGCGAGGCGGCGCGGGTCGCCGGCACCACGGTCACCGTGGACATGGAGGACCACACCACGGTCGACGCGACGCTGGGCACGGTGCGCGACCTGCGCGGGGAGTACCCGTGGGTCGGGGCGGTGCTGCAGTCGTGCCTGCGGCGCACCGAGGCCGACTGTGCCGACCTGTCCACCGCCGGTTCCCGGGTCCGCCTGGTCAAGGGCGCGTACGCCGAGCCGGCGTCGGTCGCCCACCCCGCCAAGCGGGACGTGGACCTCGCGTACGTGCGGTGCATGCGGACGTTGATGGCGTCGAAGGCGTACCCGATGATCGCCACGCACGACCTGCGGATGGTCGAGATCGCCGAGAGCCTCGGCACCGAGCTCGGCCGTGAGCCGGGCAGCTACGAGTTCCAGATGCTCTACGGCATCCGGGCCGCCGAGCAGCGCGACCTCGCCGCCCGCGACCACCTGGTCCGGGTGTACCTGCCCTACGGCGAGGACTGGTACGGCTACTTCATGCGCCGGCTCGCCGAGCGCCCGGCCAACCTGGCCTTCTTCGCCCGGTCGTTGTTCAGCCGCTGA
- a CDS encoding PucR family transcriptional regulator: protein MRPELQDIVDRVSRLLATPVTLEDRDFNLVAFGSQSGGIDHVRQRSILDRGSSPEVREWFERFGIATSDRPVRTPADPDRDVLARVCLPARFNGVTYGYLWLLDERHDLDDALLGAALHDAARAGAVLAQQARAKERLEDRVQSLLSPDPGTVEAAAEEIAELGLVGRDVPVVAVVLRTVPESVNQAVPMNLWRLPRSVMAATGGDHSTLLMPLDDAADLRPARALAHQALALYAEQLPPDLRRHAVAGIGGPRPDLAHARESWREARLAIRVSAEVPGLRPVASWPDLGIYRLLACGPPAELRDAVLDDAARRLLDHGDPVLLATATTFLDEAGNVQRSAAALGIHRQTLYHRLGRIRQVTGADLDRGPDRLRLHLALTLAPLLQTRTAAG from the coding sequence ATGCGACCCGAGCTGCAGGACATCGTCGACCGGGTGTCGCGGCTGCTGGCCACCCCGGTGACGCTGGAGGACCGCGACTTCAACCTGGTGGCGTTCGGCTCCCAGTCCGGCGGGATCGACCACGTCCGCCAGCGGTCGATCCTCGACCGGGGCTCCTCGCCCGAGGTCCGGGAGTGGTTCGAACGGTTCGGGATCGCCACCAGCGACCGGCCGGTGCGCACCCCGGCCGACCCGGACCGCGACGTGCTGGCCCGGGTATGCCTGCCCGCCCGGTTCAACGGCGTCACCTACGGCTACCTGTGGCTCCTCGACGAGCGGCACGACCTCGACGACGCCCTGCTCGGGGCGGCCCTGCACGACGCGGCCCGGGCCGGCGCGGTCCTGGCCCAGCAGGCCCGGGCCAAGGAACGCCTGGAGGACAGGGTGCAGAGCCTGCTGTCCCCCGACCCGGGCACCGTGGAGGCCGCCGCCGAGGAGATCGCCGAACTGGGGCTGGTGGGGCGGGACGTACCCGTCGTCGCGGTCGTGCTGCGGACGGTGCCAGAGTCGGTGAACCAGGCCGTACCCATGAATCTGTGGCGGCTGCCCCGGTCGGTGATGGCCGCGACCGGCGGTGACCACAGCACCCTCCTGATGCCCCTCGACGACGCCGCCGACCTGCGGCCCGCCCGCGCACTGGCCCACCAGGCCCTTGCCCTGTACGCCGAACAGCTCCCGCCCGACCTGCGCCGGCACGCGGTCGCCGGGATCGGCGGGCCCCGCCCCGACCTGGCCCACGCGCGGGAGAGCTGGCGGGAGGCCCGGCTCGCGATCCGGGTCAGCGCGGAGGTGCCGGGGCTGCGCCCGGTCGCCAGCTGGCCGGACCTGGGCATCTACCGGCTGCTGGCCTGCGGCCCGCCGGCCGAGCTGCGCGACGCCGTCCTCGACGACGCGGCGCGCCGACTCCTCGACCACGGGGACCCGGTGCTGCTGGCCACGGCGACCACGTTCCTCGACGAGGCCGGCAACGTGCAACGCAGCGCGGCGGCGCTCGGCATCCACCGGCAGACGCTCTACCACCGCCTCGGCCGGATCCGGCAGGTCACGGGCGCCGACCTGGACCGGGGACCCGACCGGCTGCGGCTGCACCTCGCCCTGACCCTGGCCCCACTGCTCCAGACCCGCACGGCCGCCGGGTAG